A genomic window from Prunus persica cultivar Lovell chromosome G2, Prunus_persica_NCBIv2, whole genome shotgun sequence includes:
- the LOC18786942 gene encoding DNL-type zinc finger protein, with product MAARMLQRRIGSLFLSNQQQHAKLFKEQFVPSVSSVLGKYGFDKRDFQTQTNATNLVNEGLADHGDGSLKPNCDSNNSPSLSNAISSSDVKFSAAANLKTSPRHDLAMLFTCKVCETRSMKTCSRESYESGVVVARCGGCDNLHLIADHLGYFGAPGTIEDFLAARGEEVKKGSADTLNLTVEDLAGKKI from the exons ATGGCTGCTCGGATGTTGCAGAGGCGCATAGGCTCACTCTTCCTCAGCAATCAGCAGCAGCACGCCAAACTCTTCAAAG AGCAATTTGTTCCTTCTGTGAGTTCTGTACTCGGGAAATATGGATTTGACAAAAGGGATTTTCAGACGCAAACAAATGCAACCAATCTAGTTAATGAGGGTTTGGCAGATCATGGAGATGGCAGTTTGAAGCCTAATTGTGACTCGAATAACTCTCCGTCCCTCTCAAATGCCATCAGCAGTTCTGATGTCAAATTTTCTGCTGCTGCCAACTTGAAAACATCCCCAAGGCATGACCTTGCCATGCTTTTTACTTGCAAGGTCTGTGAAACAAGATCTATGAAGACGTGTAGTCGAGAATCATACGAGAGTGGTGTGGTGGTAGCGCGTTGTGGCGGGTGTGATAATCTACACCTGATTGCTGATCATCTTGGGTACTTTGGAGCACCGGGAACCATCGAGGACTTTCTGGCTGCCCGCGGGGAGGAGGTGAAAAAAGGTTCTGCTGATACACTGAATCTGACTGTTGAAGATTTAGCcggaaagaaaatttga
- the LOC18785053 gene encoding lysM domain receptor-like kinase 3 yields the protein MCWTKKSTQAIEPKSPNKSRTPKSSSSFPVAEPYSTTFSANENNSSYNFSSKSSTSSIASLKSLKSSLPENPIIYDMSEIRSATANFLARRLSSSSTSSSWRCSLRGKDVVVFQRKSRLPISLADLQHRLAQISKSNHTSIIKLLGASLSGSYVYLVYEFVAGATLADCLRNPKNPNYTVLPTWLSRMQVATDLAHGLDYIHHSFGLNSTFVHNHIKSSSIIVSDQEHVVLNAKICHFGTAELCGESHARSTKVEGTRGYMAPEFQLSGTVTQKCDVYAFGVVLLELISGEEPLKYMMDDNGGDGVYRRVSAIETAREAIRIGGGGVRRWVDRRLKDSFPMDVAEKMVMLALECVAEDPDRRPDMGRVAGLVSKLFLESQSWAEKMGVPVDMSITFGPR from the coding sequence ATGTGCTGGACCAAAAAGAGCACGCAGGCGATTGAGCCCAAGAGCCCCAACAAATCCCGAACCCCaaaatcctcctcctcctttccTGTAGCGGAGCCCTACTCCACCACTTTCAGCGCCAACGAGAACAACTCCAGCTACAACTTCTCCTCCAAGTCCTCCACCTCCTCCATCGCCTCCCTCAAGTCCCTCAAATCTTCCCTCCCTGAAAACCCCATCATCTACGACATGTCTGAAATCCGCTCCGCCACCGCCAACTTCCTCGCCCGCcgcctctcctcctcctccacatCCTCCTCCTGGCGCTGCTCCCTCCGCGGCAAAGACGTAGTCGTTTTCCAGCGCAAGTCCCGCCTCCCCATCTCTCTCGCCGACCTCCAACACCGCCTCGCCCAAATCTCCAAATCCAACCACACCAGCATCATCAAGCTCCTCGGCGCCTCCCTCTCCGGCAGCTACGTCTACCTCGTCTACGAATTCGTCGCCGGCGCCACCCTCGCCGATTGCCTAAGGAACCCTAAGAACCCTAATTACACCGTTTTGCCCACGTGGCTCTCCCGGATGCAGGTCGCCACCGACCTGGCCCACGGCCTCGATTACATCCACCACAGCTTCGGCCTCAACTCCACCTTCGTCCACAACCACATCAAAAGCTCCAGCATCATCGTCTCCGACCAGGAACACGTCGTGCTCAACGCCAAGATCTGCCATTTCGGCACCGCGGAGCTCTGCGGCGAGAGCCACGCTCGGTCGACGAAGGTGGAGGGCACCAGAGGTTACATGGCGCCCGAGTTTCAGCTCAGCGGGACCGTGACGCAGAAGTGCGATGTCTATGCCTTCGGGGTTGTGCTGCTGGAGCTGATTTCAGGGGAGGAGCCACTGAAATACATGATGGATGACAATGGTGGAGACGGAGTGTATAGGAGGGTGAGTGCGATCGAGACGGCGAGAGAGGCGATAAGGATCGGCGGTGGCGGGGTGAGGAGGTGGGTCGATCGGAGGTTGAAGGACTCGTTTCCGATGGACGTGGCGGAGAAGATGGTGATGTTGGCGTTGGAGTGCGTGGCGGAGGATCCGGACAGGCGACCGGATATGGGTCGGGTTGCGGGTTTGGTATCGAAGCTGTTTTTGGAGTCGCAGAGTTGGGCTGAGAAAATGGGCGTGCCTGTTGACATGTCGATTACATTTGGTCCCCGATGA
- the LOC18784718 gene encoding probable acetyltransferase NATA1-like: MAAAAPPPPPSPAPEAPNDVPQGSTPRGHPLFARIRLAHPTDVPHIHKLIHQMAVFERLSDQCIATEASLSSTLFTSPPFQSFTIFVLEVSHTPFVEHLQYNNPAYPPITKVVNLDLPINDPDRDLFRSNGGVLGGDACVAGFVLFFPNYSTFLAKPGFYIEDLFVRECYRRKGLGKMLLSAVAKQAVKMGYGRVEWVVLDWNVNAIRFYEEMGAKILQEWRICRLTGDALNAYVNAQL; encoded by the coding sequence atGGCCGCCGCCgcaccgccaccaccaccaagccCAGCCCCAGAGGCACCCAACGACGTGCCCCAAGGCTCGACCCCAAGGGGCCACCCACTCTTCGCCAGAATCCGCTTAGCCCACCCCACCGACGTCCCCCACATCCACAAGCTCATCCACCAGATGGCCGTCTTCGAACGCCTCTCCGACCAGTGCATCGCCACCGAGGCCTCTCTTTCCTCGACCCTCTTCACCTCCCCACCCTTCCAGTCCTTCACCATCTTCGTCCTCGAAGTCTCTCACACGCCTTTCGTCGAACACCTTCAGTACAACAACCCAGCCTACCCGCCCATCACCAAAGTCGTCAATCTGGACCTTCCGATTAACGACCCAGACCGCGATTTGTTCAGATCCAACGGTGGGGTTCTTGGCGGCGATGCCTGCGTTGCTGGGTTCGTGTTGTTTTTTCCAAACTACTCGACTTTTCTGGCGAAGCCTGGGTTTTACATAGAGGACCTGTTTGTGAGGGAGTGCTACAGGAGGAAAGGGCTTGGGAAGATGCTCCTTTCAGCTGTGGCTAAGCAGGCTGTGAAGATGGGGTATGGGAGAGTGGAGTGGGTTGTGCTTGACTGGAACGTGAATGCTATCAGGTTTTATGAGGAAATGGGTGCCAAGATCTTGCAGGAGTGGAGGATTTGCAGGCTCACTGGTGATGCTCTTAATGCTTATGTTAATGCCCAGCTCTAG
- the LOC18784884 gene encoding uncharacterized protein LOC18784884: MTDKPPEAAPPSSPPLKPLSLQDWESLIDDFQHGGARQHKWTSAHPIRLSLLDQALSSLARRDFPLKLHVITFLEEFCDPLFTTASSGTDIVSLRKVLHRLIETLRALIQTPPDGVHITFALKEQMMLSVTSIVVSLDDDDGVVPIATVEGLVELLLTVINRPNHGIDRQARALACECLRELEKSRPCLLSEIGGHLWSLSQNERTHAAQSYILLFTTVVHNIVVRNLGVSILNTTVPLVPFSAPQNGTGLGGLNHKELRRAMAFLLEWPHVLTPCAMVEFLALIMPIAAALDLQASVLKVQFFGMVYSSDPMLAHVVLTMYPRFWDAFDGQEGDIVSRLVLLSRESQHHLVFRLLAVHWLLGFGQLVLKREAKKVNTIVDMGSRFYPSVFDPLALKAMKLDLLAFCSVCADVLKSETVLVENGGVKDKLVVKLFEDGLVCVSAFKWLPPGSTETAVAFRTLHRFLIGASSHSDNDPSTTRSLMDSTTFSTIQGMLVDLMLECRRLVPVVVALTDRLLGCQKHRWLGERLLQTFDRHLLPKVKLDYNLVSFFPIFDRIAESDTIPPRGLLELLIKFMAFLVGKHGPYTGLRSWSQGSRVLGICRTLLMHHNSSRLFLRLSRLLAFTCLYFPDLEVRDNARIYLRILICVPGKKLRDMLNLGEQLGISPSSHSSFNVQAPRFSQSLKKSRNISSYVHFERVIPLLVKQSWSLSLSSLGVGSTEPGYIEGIRDIEPIIEDSEIGDGSNVEDSSNVQIIEEAPIIDRPQEPLRVTDSKISEILGTLRRHFSCIPDFRHMPGLKVRLSCSLRFESEPFSRIWGVDSPAGVSDELDALPALYATVLKFSSSASYGPIASYHIPFLLGEPPRKTDVSGQTASLAIVPVENGSGEEESFRAPVAIELEPREPTPGLIDVSIETNAENGQIISGQLHSITVGIEDMFLKSIVPPDIQEDATPVYYLDLFTALWEACGTANTARETFQLKGGKGVTAISGTRSVKLLEVPASSLIQATERYLAPFVVSVIGEPLVNIVKDAGIIRNVIWKDAASDSSLDITSSGTDFDRGPLHLTYTDDEDERDSPVNIRKRNMGCFLILIFLPPRFHLLFQMEVSDVSTLVRIRTDHWPCLAYTDDYLEALFLA; encoded by the exons ATGACCGATAAGCCGCCAGAGGCAGCTCCGCCGTCGTCGCCGCCGTTAAAGCCGCTCTCGCTCCAAGACTGGGAGTCATTGATTGACGACTTCCAGCACGGCGGCGCACGGCAACACAAATGGACCTCCGCGCACCCAATCCGCCTCTCCCTCCTCGACCAAGCCCTCTCCTCTCTCGCCAGGCGTGACTTTCCCCTCAAGCTCCACGTCATCACCTTCCTCGAAGAGTTCTGCGACCCGCTCTTCACCACCGCCAGCTCCGGAACCGACATCGTTTCGCTGCGCAAAGTCCTCCACCGTCTGATCGAAACCCTACGCGCCCTGATCCAGACCCCGCCCGATGGGGTCCACATCACCTTCGCGCTCAAGGAGCAAATGATGCTCTCCGTCACCTCCATCGTTGTCTCCCTCGATGACGATGACGGCGTCGTTCCAATCGCCACCGTCGAGGGCTTGGTGGAGCTTCTGTTAACGGTGATCAACCGTCCCAATCACGGCATCGACCGTCAGGCGCGTGCGCTCGCGTGTGAGTGCCTTCGCGAGTTGGAGAAATCTCGCCCCTGCTTGCTCTCCGAAATCGGCGGACATCTATGGAGTCTCTCCCAGAACGAGAGAACTCACGCTGCGCAGAGCTACATTCTCTTGTTCACCACCGTCGTTCACAACATCGTCGTTAGAAATCTCGGCGTTTCGATTCTCAATACGACGGTGCCTCTCGTGCCGTTTAGTGCTCCGCAGAATGGGACGGGTCTGGGCGGGTTGAATCACAAGGAGCTGAGGAGGGCGATGGCGTTTTTGCTAGAGTGGCCGCACGTGTTGACGCCTTGTGCGATGGTTGAGTTCTTGGCTTTGATAATGCCAATCGCGGCCGCATTGGATCTCCAAGCCTCCGTGCTTAAGGTGCAATTTTTTGGGATGGTTTATTCGTCCGATCCTATGCTCGCCCATGTCGTTCTGACCATGTACCCGAGGTTCTGGGACGCGTTTGATGGGCAAGAAGGTGACATTGTGAGCAGGCTTGTGTTACTATCCAGAGAATCGCAGCACCACTTGGTTTTTCGATTGCTGGCAGTGCATTGGTTGTTGGGTTTTGGTCAGTTGGTGTTGAAAAGGGAGGCTAAGAAAGTGAATACCATTGTTGATATGGGTTCGAGATTCTATCCGAGTGTGTTCGACCCGCTTGCTTTGAAAGCGATGAAGCTTGACCTGCTTGCCTTTTGCTCGGTTTGTGCTGATGTCTTGAAATCGGAAACTGTTTTGGTTGAGAATGGTGGGGTGAAGGATAAGTTGGTGGTGAAGCTGTTCGAAGATGGACTTGTTTGTGTATCAGCATTCAAATGGTTACCTCCGGGGAGCACTGAGACTGCAGTGGCATTTCGAACTTTGCATAGGTTCTTGATTGGGGCATCATCTCATTCAGACAATGATCCTTCCACCACTAGAAGTCTGATGGACTCCACCACTTTCAGTACCATACAG GGGATGCTGGTGGACCTGATGTTGGAGTGTCGGAGATTGGTTCCAGTGGTAGTTGCTTTGACTGATCGCTTGTTGGGTTGTCAAAAGCACCGTTGGTTGGGAGAGCGCCTGCTTCAGACATTTGATCGGCATTTGcttccaaaagtgaaattgGATTATAACTTGGTTTCCTTCTTTCCAATATTTGATAGAATTGCCGAAAGTGATACAATTCCTCCTCGAGGATTGCTAGAGCTTCTTATTAAGTTCATGGCCTTCCTTGTTGGCAAACATGGCCCATATACAGGACTGAGATCATGGTCTCAGGGAAGCAGAGTTCTTGGCATCTGTCGAACCTTGCTGATGCATCACAATAGCTCTCGATTGTTCCTTAGACTATCTCGTCTTTTGGCATTTACTTGCCTTTACTTTCCTGATTTGGAGGTTCGTGACAATGCAAG GATCTACCTTCGAATTTTGATCTGCGTGCCGGGAAAGAAGCTCAGGGACATGCTGAATCTTGGGGAACAACTCGGTATTTCACCATCTTCACATTCCAGTTTCAATGTCCAGGCTCCTCGCTTTTCTCAGAGTCTCAAGAAATCTAGGAATATCTCCTCATATGTCCATTTTGAGCGAGTAATCCCCCTACTAGTCAAACAGTCTTGGTCCTTGTCTTTATCATCTTTGGGTGTTGGAAGTACTGAACCTGGTTACATTGAAGGCATCAGGGACATTGAACCCATAATAGAGGATAGTGAGATTGGTGACGGTAGTAATGTTGAGGACAGTAGTAATGTCCAAATTATTGAAGAAGCTCCTATAATTGATCGACCACAGGAGCCATTGCGTGTGACGGATTCAAAGATTTCAGAGATATTAGGAACATTGAGGAGGCATTTTTCATGCATTCCTGATTTTAGACATATGCCAGGACTTAAGGTTAGACTATCTTGTAGTTTGAGGTTTGAATCTGAACCTTTCAGTCGAATATGGGGAGTTGATTCCCCTGCTGGTGTTTCAGATGAATTAGATGCCCTTCCTGCTTTATATGCAACCGTGCTAAAGTTTTCGTCCTCTGCATCATATGGGCCTATTGCATCGTATCATATACCTTTTCTTCTTGGTGAGCCTCCCAGAAAAACTGATGTGTCTGGTCAGACAGCCTCATTAGCTATTGTTCCTGTAGAAAATGGATCTGGAGAAGAGGAAAGCTTTAGAGCTCCAGTAGCAATTGAATTGGAACCACGAGAACCAACACCTGGTCTAATTGATGTTTCCATTGAAACAAATGCAGAAAATGGTCAGATAATCAGTGGTCAGCTTCACAGTATCACTGTAGGCATAGAGGATATGTTTCTCAAGTCTATTGTACCGCCTGACATCCAGGAAGATGCCACACCTGTTTATTACTTAGACTTGTTCACTGCTCTTTGGGAGGCATGTGGTACTGCCAACACTGCACGGGAGACCTTTCAATTGAAAGGAGGCAAAGGGGTTACAGCAATCAGTGGTACGCGATCAGTCAAGCTACTTGAAGTCCCTGCATCATCTTTGATTCAGGCTACTGAGCGCTACTTGGCACCCTTTGTGGTAAGTGTGATTGGTGAACCACTTGTTAATATTGTAAAGGATGCAGGAATCATTAGGAACGTCATCTGGAAGGATGCAGCCTCAGATTCTTCCCTTGATATTACTAGCTCAGGGACTGATTTTGATAGAGGCCCTCTTCATCTTACGTACACCGACGATGAAGATGAAAGGGACAGTCCTGTCAATATCCGTAAAAGAAACATGGGTTGCTttcttattttgatatttcttCCACCAAGGTTCCATCTCCTCTTCCAAATGGAAGTGTCCGATGTTTCAACGTTAGTCCGAATTCGAACTGATCACTGGCCGTGCTTAGCTTATACTGATGATTATTTGGAAGCTTTATTTTTGGCATAg